The following DNA comes from Fibrobacter sp. UWP2.
ACGACGCTCTCCATATTCGGCCTGACGCTTTTGTTCTCGATTCCGCTGGGTCTGCTCATTGCGGTCCTCAAGATGAGCAAGTGGCGCGTGGTGCGTTACCCGGTGTCGTTTTACATCTCGGTAATGCGCGGCACCCCTTTGCTGCTCCAGATTGTGGCGATTTATTTCGGCTCCTACTACCTGAGCGAATATGCGGGCGTGGATTTTTCGTTTGACCGCTTCCCGGCGGTAATTGTGGCGTTCTCGATAAACTATGCGGCGTACTTTGCCGAGATTTTCCGCGGCGGTATCCAGTCGATACCCAAGGGGCAGTACGAGGCGGCTTACATGCTGGGCATGACCCGCACGCAGACGTTTTTCCGCATCATTCTCCCGCAGGTGGTAAAGCGCGTGGTACCCGCGAGCGCGAACGAAGTGATTACCCTAGTGAAGGATACTTCCCTTGCGCAGGTGATTGCGGTGACGGAACTTTTTGCGCTGGCCAAGAAACAGCAGGCCGCCTACGCGAGCATTTACCCGCTGTTCGTGGCGGGCGTATTCTACTATGTGGCGAACCTTTTGCTGAGCGTGCTTTTTGCCTACGTGGAACGCAAGCTCAATTACTATAAGTGAGGCGTGGAATGGAAAACGTGAACGAATCTGCGCCGATCCTCAAGGTAGAACACGTCAAGAAGTCCTTTGGCGATTTGCATGTGCTCAAGGATATCTCGTTTGACCTGAAGGCGGGCGAGGTGCTCTCGATTATCGGTCCCAGCGGCTCCGGTAAGAGTACGCTGTTGCGCTGCCTTACCCAGCTTGAAACGGTTGACGGCGGCTTTGTGCAGGTCGACGGCAAGGACATGGTTGTGCCGAGTGATTCGGCGAAGGGCCCGGCAGTCAAGTACGCGCCGGCGAAAACGTTACGCGAAATTCGCCTTTCTACGGGGCTCGTGTTCCAGAACTTCAACCTGTTCCCGCACCTGACGGTGCTGCAGAATATCTGCCTCGCTCCGGTGCGCGTGTTGGGTGATGAACGCAAGGACGCCCGCGCCATGGGTCGATTCTTGCTCAAACGCATGGGCCTCGAGGGCAAGGAAAACTCTTACCCCTGCGAACTCAGCGGCGGCCAGCAGCAGCGCGTGTCCATTGCCCGCGCTCTCG
Coding sequences within:
- a CDS encoding amino acid ABC transporter permease, giving the protein MSDLSNLLPILWGGFCTTLSIFGLTLLFSIPLGLLIAVLKMSKWRVVRYPVSFYISVMRGTPLLLQIVAIYFGSYYLSEYAGVDFSFDRFPAVIVAFSINYAAYFAEIFRGGIQSIPKGQYEAAYMLGMTRTQTFFRIILPQVVKRVVPASANEVITLVKDTSLAQVIAVTELFALAKKQQAAYASIYPLFVAGVFYYVANLLLSVLFAYVERKLNYYK
- a CDS encoding amino acid ABC transporter ATP-binding protein, which translates into the protein MENVNESAPILKVEHVKKSFGDLHVLKDISFDLKAGEVLSIIGPSGSGKSTLLRCLTQLETVDGGFVQVDGKDMVVPSDSAKGPAVKYAPAKTLREIRLSTGLVFQNFNLFPHLTVLQNICLAPVRVLGDERKDARAMGRFLLKRMGLEGKENSYPCELSGGQQQRVSIARALAMNPKILFFDEPTSALDPELTGEVLKIIKKLAEDKMTMVIVTHEMAFARDVADKVIFMDGGVIVEQGTPDHVFRESGNERLAQFLSRFSKA